Within Salmo trutta chromosome 30, fSalTru1.1, whole genome shotgun sequence, the genomic segment GGAATTTGACCTGGCAACAGAGAACAGAGCACTGACCTGGATCCAGACCATGAAGGACTGGAATTCTCGTGTGACCAGGTGATATCTGGAGCTCCAGCCCTTCAGGTTCTGTGTCCGTTACAAGGCAGGAAAAGAATACGTGAGGGGGGACTGACTATCAAGGCTCCCGAAGCTGGTCacttgaggagaggagaaaagtcaTGTGACGTAGAAGTGAGTTTTGTCACAGGCACAGCGATGAATCTCCGGTACCACCCTGCCAGACCTAGATAGCACTTCACCTGTGTCTTGGTTCTGGGTTGAGGGCTGTTCCTGATGGACTCCACTTTGTCCACCTGAGACCGAACTTCACCCTTACCCAGCTGGTAACCCAGGTACTTTGCCTCCTGTTTCGCCCACTCACACTTCAGGAGGTTAAGCGTGAGGCCTGCATCATGGATCTTCCCCAGGACTCTGCTTTACATCACCACCAGGGAACCCTCACCATCTAGGCCTCTACTTATACAGTCACAAATGGTCATGCAATTTGCAATTATTCTGTTTTTGAAATGTGTTGTATTTTGTGATTCTAGGGAATAATTGACAATAACATTCAGGATGAAGTACTTATTACAGATCCATGAATGCACTATGGATAATTGGACATAAGGCAGTTTTGTGGACACTTGTGATTGGATGCTTGTCTAATTCTGCTCCAGTTCAGGAACCTGAGTGTGCCCACTACGGTGCGATTGGCTGAGCTGCTGGTGCACCtgcaggggaagggagaggaggcgTGTCATGAGTTCTACAGGGGGCTTCAGATCCACGCCTACAATGTCTATTTCAACCTGCCTACCAGAGTTAGCCGCAGAAGAGGTACAGCACTGAGGAGATTTACTGATCTCTTGCTGTCCGTCTGTCTACcggttgtttctctctctctctttctctgtgtttctATATCTGTCTCTTTCACTGTCAGTTTCCTATTTACAGATGTTTGCcaatttgtgtgtctgtgtgtgatgctGTGGAGACTGACTAACAGTgttctgtgtgtctctgttctAGAGCCTGCAGACCCAATGGGGACTAACACTGTGGCCCACCGCATGGAGAGATATGTACTTAATGACAGGGGTAAATCTAATATTACACTAGTGCTAACAATAACTAACGACTTGACTGGATACAAGTTGACAGTTCCTTCAGAATGCAAATGTTAGGGAACAACTGTATAGTATGTGTTTTCTTCGAAGTTGAATGAATTTGACCTGTTTGGAATATACTTTTGTGGAGCTGTTGCTTCTTATGAGTAGGATAAGCACATTTTTTAGCTCAGTCAAGCATCCAACCTAAGATTTGTTTTGCATCCATCCCTGTCACCTCCATAACCTCAGCTAAGCATCATGTGGCCATTTAGACTTTTACTAACCTCCATTCAGTGTGATCAGCCCCAGTTCTCTGCTTTTATGGGTCAGACCAGCTCACGTGTCACACACACGCCCGCAAAACAACCTCGATCCTAATTCCTTTGAAGACTTTGTTATGCTTACAGTAGGTCAATGAACAGTTCTAATGAACCAGTAACTACCGATCACACGGTCGAGAGATATATTTTCTCTAGAGGAAGCCATGGGTATAACATCACTCAGTATGATgatgcctgcctgtctctgtctgtctaccatGTTATGAGATTGTCTTACCATTTACACGGTCCAGTTCCCCCTCATCAAGACAATGCAtactatcttctctctctctctctctctctctcactctgcaggaCCTCTGTTCTTCCTGAGTTGCTTTAGCCTTGCAGTGGGCTTAGCTCTGCTCTATTATTATGGAGGTAAGTCTTTCATTCAGGAAGAAAAGTTTTCTCATTGAATGATAAAAAATACCTTTGAAGTAGATGTTCACTGCACAATGACGTGCACTGATTTGGTAACTATGGAAGGAAAAGAAGGTTGTGTCTTATATGTTTTAACATTTCATGTCCTTGTGTCATTGATGtattcactctccctctctccacttttATTCCCCAATGCTTTCCTTTTATACTTGACCTATCATGCTCTTGCTGTCATTCACGTTTATTCAtttttctctatttctttcttcccgtctctccattcctcctctcctcttttcctttgcctctgtctctgtcctacaGAGGGTAATTTGAGTGCTACTGGTCCATTTCTGAGCTTCTCAGTGCTGGGACTGGGCAGTGAGGTTCTCCTAGCCCACGCCAAGGACGGATCCAAAATTCAATAAGGCCATATTCAGTGTGAAATGCTAAAGAATGACATTTTGGGAAAATGCTAAAAGAATTATCTTTGCAATGCCAAACATTTACCTGCAGGGGGAACTGAAAGGGTGCtatttcaaaaatatatttgtACATATTTGTAAGTagtattgtattttaacagtaCCCCTGCATTTTTATGTGAAAATTTGACTTATTCATTGAATATGTCTTTGTATAATCAGAcatagtgcctccatgctctttGTAAGAGTGTCATATAGGCTTTCTTAAACATCACAGGAAATCAAAATGCCCTGGTTAACTTAATCTGAACCTTTAATTCTGGGCTAACTTGAAAGTCCAAAACATTTAATTTGAAGTTCTACAGCTCAGTCCAAAGGGATGGCCTTTTTACTAAGGGAATGGATGACTTTTAAACACATCAGGAGTGGAAGGAGACTGTAAGTCTGCAGTGTACCCCAGTTTGAAGTGAAAGACTGAAAGCCTAACCAGTCTGTTGTTTGAATGTTGTCACTGTGTTGTCATACTACATTTACATGCTGCAGTTTCTGGGTGTCCTTAGCAACACATCCATTTTCACCGCTCAGTGCCTTCTAACACTGTGATTGACAGTCAACAGTTTATTCACAGTCTCCAAGTCAACCTTACACTACCCCTTGCATGTCTTCACATGTAGTTGCACTGAGAGACTGACAATTACAGCTTGTTTTTATCGCATTGTTAACAGAGAACTGAGGAATATCACCATAATAAACTAACAGAATTCTTATCTTAAATGTTGTTTTCTTTTGATGGGAAGAAATGTGAATGTGCTATAATACTGGAAAGTGTTTGGTTGCGTTTTGATAGTTGCACCAGTTTAAGAGAAAAAAAGTTGAA encodes:
- the LOC115168415 gene encoding caspase recruitment domain-containing protein 19 isoform X1, whose protein sequence is MAAPWSGSDGYHVQLQRDSQFLCSDQRMHTELVDRLVLQLNRTYPQILTDKEAQRFRNLSVPTTVRLAELLVHLQGKGEEACHEFYRGLQIHAYNVYFNLPTRVSRRREPADPMGTNTVAHRMERYVLNDRGPLFFLSCFSLAVGLALLYYYGEGNLSATGPFLSFSVLGLGSEVLLAHAKDGSKIQ
- the LOC115168415 gene encoding caspase recruitment domain-containing protein 19 isoform X2 → MAAPWSGSDGYHVQLQRDSQFLCSDQRMHTELVDRLVLQLNRTYPQILTDKEAQRFRNLSVPTTVRLAELLVHLQGKGEEACHEFYRGLQIHAYNVYFNLPTRVSRRRGPLFFLSCFSLAVGLALLYYYGEGNLSATGPFLSFSVLGLGSEVLLAHAKDGSKIQ